In the genome of Cellvibrio sp. KY-YJ-3, one region contains:
- a CDS encoding cytochrome b, producing the protein MDTPQTLSPLTIALHWVIALTIIAMLGIGFYMSINEYYPLYDWHKSIGVVIFAVILLRVWWRMRNGWPVPVRAYPALEHRLARATHWVLIVGTVLMPISGMMYSGLGGYGIKVFGWVMVAGNKNPATGQTEPIHAGLAQLGAFTHEWLGYLLVVAVVLHIAGALKHHLFDKDRTLLRMLGR; encoded by the coding sequence ATGGATACCCCACAAACCCTAAGCCCCCTGACCATCGCCCTGCATTGGGTGATTGCGTTAACCATAATCGCCATGCTTGGCATCGGTTTTTATATGTCGATCAACGAGTACTACCCGCTGTACGACTGGCATAAATCCATCGGTGTAGTGATTTTTGCGGTGATATTGCTGCGGGTTTGGTGGCGGATGAGAAACGGTTGGCCGGTGCCGGTGCGTGCTTATCCGGCGCTGGAACATCGGCTGGCGCGGGCGACCCATTGGGTGCTGATTGTGGGCACTGTGCTGATGCCGATCTCGGGCATGATGTATTCCGGTTTGGGGGGATACGGCATCAAAGTGTTTGGCTGGGTGATGGTGGCAGGTAACAAAAATCCCGCTACCGGCCAGACCGAACCCATCCACGCCGGTCTAGCGCAGTTGGGCGCCTTTACCCATGAATGGTTGGGCTATTTATTGGTGGTGGCGGTCGTACTGCATATTGCGGGCGCGCTCAAGCATCATCTGTTTGATAAGGATCGCACCTTGCTGCGAATGCTCGGGCGTTAA